A portion of the uncultured Bacteroides sp. genome contains these proteins:
- a CDS encoding NAD(P)H-dependent oxidoreductase — protein MMKTLVIIIHPNLGASVINKRWIEELQKYPEKYILHDIYGLYPDEKIDVEKEQQLLETYDKVIFQFPFYWFNCPPLFKKWLDEVFTHGWAYGQGSEYKLTGKKIALAITTGIDEKDYCASGRYKYTLQQLTAPFEITFDYVRADYKSLFAFYGAEHNPANDPIDKSAQDYIHFIESL, from the coding sequence ATGATGAAAACTTTGGTAATTATTATTCATCCAAATCTTGGAGCCTCTGTGATAAATAAACGATGGATTGAAGAATTACAAAAATATCCCGAAAAGTATATATTACATGATATATATGGTTTGTATCCTGATGAAAAAATTGACGTCGAGAAAGAGCAACAGTTGTTAGAGACTTACGACAAAGTGATATTCCAATTTCCTTTCTACTGGTTTAATTGCCCACCACTTTTCAAAAAATGGCTCGATGAAGTTTTTACTCATGGGTGGGCGTACGGTCAGGGCAGCGAGTATAAATTAACCGGCAAGAAAATCGCATTAGCCATTACGACCGGAATTGATGAAAAAGATTATTGTGCATCAGGAAGGTACAAATACACGCTACAACAACTAACAGCTCCATTTGAGATAACTTTCGATTACGTAAGGGCTGATTACAAATCGCTGTTTGCTTTCTATGGAGCAGAGCATAATCCCGCCAATGATCCAATAGATAAAAGTGCACAGGATTATATCCATTTCATAGAATCTTTATGA
- a CDS encoding DUF4405 domain-containing protein gives MRSEISLVRGKGILFTDIVLAIFFILVFWSGLALHMTRHHVFLFGWTNNTLTYIHIICGLFFLALIYLHIIAHLNWFKGLLKRGLKNRSKITILISLLFFSSITTGLFALFTDNPSIGLHHYKLSLLMIPFILIHIMARIPSIIKMIRKNHLSPSIK, from the coding sequence ATGAGAAGTGAAATTTCTTTGGTAAGAGGTAAAGGTATACTCTTTACAGATATAGTACTTGCTATATTTTTTATCTTGGTATTCTGGTCGGGCTTGGCATTGCACATGACAAGGCACCATGTTTTCTTATTTGGTTGGACAAATAATACCTTGACCTACATTCATATAATATGTGGTTTATTCTTTTTAGCACTAATTTATTTGCATATAATAGCCCATCTCAACTGGTTTAAGGGGTTGCTAAAAAGAGGTTTAAAAAACAGAAGCAAAATAACAATTCTCATTTCTCTATTATTCTTTTCATCCATTACTACAGGCCTTTTTGCTCTTTTCACCGACAATCCTTCAATAGGATTACATCATTATAAATTAAGCTTATTAATGATACCTTTTATACTTATCCATATTATGGCCCGTATACCATCAATTATAAAAATGATCAGAAAAAATCATTTAAGCCCATCTATAAAATGA
- a CDS encoding HU family DNA-binding protein yields the protein MSAMYDLVEKPNPKGDGEKQLLYPRIVSSGTISTEKLIERITGASSLTPGDVKSAITEISDVMAEYLKDGYTVELGDIGYFSPSIKGRGVSNKKEIRSTAISFDNVNFRASKKFRNSLYGTLERAQYGFRKSAKMSDEKRKELLERYLDEQAFITRPEYTKLTGLLKNKALQELKMFVEKGVLCTRGRGNQTVFMRVGKVEEGE from the coding sequence ATGTCAGCAATGTATGACCTTGTAGAGAAGCCGAATCCAAAAGGAGACGGTGAGAAACAATTACTTTACCCACGTATCGTATCAAGCGGTACCATCAGTACGGAGAAACTTATTGAACGGATAACAGGAGCTTCGTCCCTGACACCCGGAGACGTGAAAAGTGCCATCACAGAAATAAGCGATGTCATGGCAGAATATCTCAAAGACGGTTACACCGTAGAGCTGGGCGACATCGGTTATTTCTCTCCAAGCATCAAAGGGCGCGGAGTATCCAATAAGAAAGAAATCCGTTCCACTGCCATCAGTTTCGACAATGTCAACTTTCGTGCTTCAAAGAAATTTCGCAACAGCCTATATGGTACGTTAGAACGTGCCCAATACGGCTTCCGCAAATCAGCTAAAATGAGTGATGAGAAACGCAAAGAACTGTTAGAGAGATATCTCGACGAACAAGCATTTATCACCCGTCCGGAATATACCAAACTTACCGGATTACTTAAAAACAAAGCATTGCAAGAACTCAAGATGTTTGTAGAAAAAGGCGTACTTTGTACACGTGGCAGAGGTAACCAAACAGTATTTATGAGAGTAGGGAAAGTGGAAGAAGGAGAATAA
- a CDS encoding restriction endonuclease produces MKQIELPKFHETFNPILDILSDGKVIHHRELLKQVFDKYYSKLPKELLEEKTKTGDLLILNRIAWGKSYLKKGGFIFYPERGMVQITDKGKTHKSGQLQLKDVEGSSDFMNFYTEEKTKGISTNIQIHNSTPQDLIDTGFTEIEAQVKNELLERLKNIDPYYFEKVILILLKKMGYGDFIETSKSRDGGIDGIINEDKLGLDKIYIQAKRYDENKVREKDIRNFIGAMSGDTTKGVFVTTSDFDKDAIQKARDAHHTIILIDGKKLVNLMHLYNVGVQIKTTYEVKQLDEDFFEGE; encoded by the coding sequence ATGAAACAAATTGAACTGCCGAAATTTCACGAGACCTTTAATCCAATTCTTGATATTTTAAGTGATGGAAAAGTCATTCATCATAGAGAATTATTAAAACAAGTCTTTGATAAATATTATTCCAAACTTCCCAAGGAATTATTAGAGGAAAAAACTAAGACTGGGGATTTATTGATTCTAAATCGAATTGCTTGGGGAAAATCGTATCTTAAAAAAGGTGGATTTATTTTTTACCCAGAAAGAGGTATGGTTCAGATTACCGACAAAGGTAAAACTCACAAAAGCGGACAATTGCAATTAAAGGATGTTGAAGGTAGCTCTGATTTTATGAATTTTTATACTGAGGAAAAAACAAAAGGTATTTCAACCAATATTCAAATTCACAATTCAACACCTCAAGATTTAATCGATACTGGATTTACAGAAATTGAAGCTCAAGTAAAAAACGAATTATTAGAACGTTTAAAAAACATTGATCCGTACTACTTTGAAAAAGTAATATTGATTTTACTTAAAAAAATGGGATACGGAGATTTTATAGAAACTTCAAAATCTCGTGACGGTGGGATCGATGGAATAATTAACGAAGATAAACTTGGATTAGATAAGATTTATATTCAGGCTAAACGATACGACGAAAATAAAGTTAGAGAAAAGGACATCCGAAATTTTATTGGTGCTATGAGTGGAGATACAACAAAGGGCGTATTTGTAACGACCTCTGATTTTGATAAGGATGCAATTCAAAAGGCACGAGACGCCCATCACACAATAATATTGATTGATGGAAAAAAATTAGTCAATTTAATGCATCTTTATAATGTAGGAGTTCAAATAAAGACGACCTACGAAGTAAAGCAACTTGATGAGGACTTTTTTGAAGGAGAATAA
- a CDS encoding TonB-dependent receptor, giving the protein MKRTIGKKIAGLFILLLVSGAAFAQQNKLSGTVSDDNDAALPGATVQVVGTSVGTITDGDGHYSLRLNKGSYTLKVSYIGYKELQKKISVEGAGDVVQNFVLYAGEELDEVVIVGSRAHPRSRLESLAPIDVIDRKIFKEAAQVNLNQLLNYVVPSFNSNTQVISDGTDHIDPASLRGLGPDQVLVLINGKRRHTTSLININGTFGKGAVGTDLNAIPVASIKRIEILRDGASAQYGSDAIAGVINIILEDNTAEGRVDFTSGGYLSKNSEGTLDGETVQANANLGFKLGKQGGFINLSGSYDFRDPTNRQKEFTGTIFKDYNFPDRYANPTGADVTDVELARLGKTRADYVSRIGQSKNRGGALFFNSSLPLTEHAELYSFGGLNFRKGESAAFRRQPAQLNQNSEYLYPDGFLPLINTDNIDQSLSAGIRGKKGEWNIDFSNTYGKNSIDFVTSNTLNASLLDASPTRFEDGGYRFTQNTTNLDIHRRFDLLSGLDLSFGGEHRYENYQIIAGDENSYRDYGRAVKIGTDANGDDILVSDINGDIQTLQSADGKNYAGGAQAFPGFRPENAINVSRSSVAAYVDAEVNLTPKLLAAGAVRFENYSDFGSTLNWKLALRYKLNDKWALRAAASTGFRAPSLHQRYFSATSSLFTDGVIISSGTFRNDSRLAKLLGIPDLKEEKSYNYSAGFTGRFGDFNLTVDGYFIRIDNRVIYTGQFKGSNAADASDQDKEIYNILNQAGASTARFFANAINTETKGVDVVLSYNKKVGPGLFRADLSGTLVKTSIVGGVHSSELLAGKESSYLDDASRIYIESAVPRVKGSLSLSYSPYKWNFLLRNVYFGEVDAATNTVADQETYGAKVVTDAVVGYNFTRSFKLSVGANNLFDIYPDKATGSNVGAGYFVYSRTGQQFGFNGRYVFGRISLTL; this is encoded by the coding sequence ATGAAAAGAACGATAGGGAAAAAGATTGCAGGATTATTCATTCTACTGCTTGTGAGTGGGGCGGCTTTTGCACAGCAGAATAAGCTGTCTGGTACGGTGAGTGATGATAATGATGCCGCATTGCCGGGAGCAACGGTGCAGGTGGTTGGTACGAGTGTTGGCACGATTACTGATGGGGACGGACATTATTCACTGCGGTTGAATAAAGGAAGTTATACGCTGAAAGTAAGTTATATTGGGTATAAAGAGTTGCAAAAGAAGATTAGTGTTGAAGGAGCAGGAGATGTGGTGCAAAACTTTGTGCTCTATGCCGGTGAGGAGTTAGACGAGGTGGTAATAGTGGGATCGAGGGCGCATCCCCGTTCTCGCCTTGAGTCATTGGCGCCGATTGATGTGATTGACCGAAAGATCTTTAAAGAGGCTGCTCAGGTTAATCTGAATCAGTTACTGAACTATGTGGTGCCTTCATTTAACTCGAACACGCAGGTGATCAGTGACGGAACGGACCATATCGATCCGGCTTCCTTGCGAGGATTGGGCCCTGATCAGGTGTTGGTGCTGATTAACGGTAAGCGCCGACATACTACATCGCTAATCAATATTAACGGAACATTTGGTAAAGGTGCTGTTGGCACGGACTTGAACGCTATTCCTGTGGCGTCCATCAAGCGTATTGAAATCTTGCGTGATGGTGCTTCGGCACAGTATGGCTCGGATGCCATTGCAGGGGTAATTAATATTATTCTCGAAGATAATACGGCTGAGGGTAGAGTTGACTTTACTTCAGGAGGGTATCTTTCGAAAAACTCGGAAGGCACGTTAGACGGTGAAACGGTGCAAGCTAATGCCAATCTGGGCTTTAAGTTGGGCAAGCAGGGTGGTTTCATCAACCTGAGTGGCTCGTATGATTTTCGTGATCCGACCAACCGCCAGAAGGAGTTTACAGGCACTATTTTTAAAGATTATAACTTCCCTGATCGCTATGCGAATCCTACGGGGGCGGATGTGACGGATGTGGAACTGGCTCGTTTGGGTAAAACCAGAGCGGACTATGTCTCTCGTATCGGTCAGTCGAAAAACAGGGGTGGGGCACTCTTCTTTAACTCCAGTTTGCCGCTAACGGAGCATGCGGAGCTCTATTCTTTCGGAGGCTTGAACTTTCGGAAGGGTGAATCGGCTGCTTTCCGTCGCCAGCCTGCACAGCTGAATCAAAATAGCGAGTATCTTTATCCCGACGGTTTCCTACCGTTAATTAATACCGACAATATAGATCAATCTCTATCAGCGGGTATCCGTGGCAAAAAGGGAGAATGGAACATTGACTTTTCAAATACTTACGGAAAAAACAGCATTGACTTTGTTACTTCCAACACGCTGAATGCTTCTTTGCTGGACGCATCTCCCACACGTTTTGAAGATGGTGGATATCGTTTTACTCAAAACACTACCAATCTGGATATCCATCGTCGTTTCGATCTGCTTTCAGGTCTTGACCTTTCGTTTGGTGGCGAACATCGTTACGAGAATTACCAGATTATAGCGGGTGATGAGAACTCTTATCGTGACTATGGAAGGGCAGTGAAGATTGGTACGGATGCGAATGGAGATGATATTCTTGTTTCTGATATCAATGGAGATATCCAGACTTTGCAGTCGGCCGATGGTAAGAACTATGCAGGTGGTGCGCAGGCATTCCCCGGATTCCGTCCCGAAAATGCGATTAATGTATCTCGTTCTTCGGTAGCTGCTTATGTGGATGCGGAAGTGAATCTGACTCCTAAACTGTTGGCGGCCGGTGCGGTGCGCTTTGAGAACTATTCCGATTTTGGCTCTACGCTGAACTGGAAACTGGCACTTCGCTATAAGTTGAATGATAAATGGGCATTGCGTGCAGCAGCTAGTACGGGCTTTCGTGCGCCGTCACTTCATCAACGTTATTTCAGCGCTACTTCAAGCTTGTTCACGGACGGGGTGATCATTTCCTCGGGAACTTTCCGCAACGATAGTCGCTTGGCTAAGTTATTGGGCATTCCCGATCTGAAAGAAGAAAAGTCATATAACTACAGTGCGGGCTTTACCGGACGATTTGGCGATTTCAACCTCACTGTGGATGGTTATTTTATTCGCATAGACAACCGGGTTATTTATACCGGACAGTTTAAGGGTAGCAATGCGGCCGATGCTTCGGATCAGGACAAAGAGATTTATAACATTCTGAATCAGGCGGGAGCTTCCACTGCTCGTTTCTTTGCCAATGCCATTAATACTGAAACGAAAGGGGTTGACGTGGTACTTTCTTATAATAAAAAGGTGGGTCCGGGGCTGTTTCGTGCTGACTTGTCGGGTACCTTAGTCAAAACATCGATTGTGGGTGGCGTGCATTCTTCGGAATTGCTTGCAGGAAAAGAATCTTCTTATCTGGATGATGCCAGTCGCATCTATATAGAGTCCGCAGTGCCTCGTGTAAAAGGGAGTTTGTCACTTAGTTACTCTCCTTACAAATGGAATTTCTTGTTGCGCAATGTCTATTTCGGTGAAGTAGATGCCGCTACCAATACGGTGGCCGATCAGGAGACATACGGTGCGAAGGTGGTGACTGATGCGGTAGTGGGGTATAACTTTACTCGAAGTTTCAAGCTTTCGGTAGGTGCCAACAATCTTTTTGATATTTATCCTGATAAGGCTACCGGAAGCAATGTGGGCGCAGGATATTTCGTTTATTCTCGTACCGGACAACAATTTGGCTTTA
- a CDS encoding plasmid pRiA4b ORF-3 family protein yields the protein MIFQFKIQIKGITKPPVWRKIAVPADFTFLRFHEVIQEAFGWENYHLFEFEDKEYESSIRISIPTEDDFDFGVKTQHASKVKLSKIFSSNSPKLLYVYDFGDSWVHEITLEAITDDNQKRSVCLSGKGACPPEDCGGIYGYEEMKKVFQTMPKSEQADEYRKWLDLEEDEVWDADSFNIDEVNTYLKQV from the coding sequence ATGATATTTCAGTTCAAAATTCAGATTAAAGGTATAACCAAGCCTCCTGTATGGAGAAAAATAGCAGTCCCGGCAGACTTCACATTCCTTAGATTTCACGAGGTGATACAAGAGGCCTTTGGTTGGGAAAATTATCATTTGTTCGAGTTTGAAGATAAAGAGTATGAAAGCAGTATACGCATTTCTATTCCAACAGAAGATGACTTTGATTTCGGAGTTAAGACACAGCATGCATCAAAAGTCAAGCTATCTAAAATCTTTAGCAGCAACAGCCCCAAACTCCTATACGTCTATGATTTTGGCGATAGCTGGGTGCATGAAATAACACTCGAAGCTATTACTGATGATAATCAAAAAAGATCTGTTTGCCTTTCAGGTAAAGGGGCTTGTCCTCCAGAGGACTGTGGCGGCATATACGGATATGAAGAAATGAAAAAGGTTTTCCAAACAATGCCGAAAAGTGAACAGGCTGATGAATACAGGAAGTGGCTCGATTTAGAGGAAGATGAAGTTTGGGATGCCGATAGTTTTAATATAGACGAAGTAAATACTTACTTAAAGCAGGTTTGA
- a CDS encoding PH domain-containing protein, which yields MGLFSALIGNAGAVGQEELKKDYGKLLIDGEEIELGFKLVRDLFIFTTKRLILIDKQGLTGNKIEYKSITYKSISRFSVETAGTFDLDAELKIWISSEQMPSIKKQFNKSVNVYDVQNVLATHVLK from the coding sequence ATGGGACTATTTTCAGCCTTAATTGGTAACGCAGGAGCCGTTGGCCAAGAAGAATTAAAGAAAGATTATGGAAAACTTCTAATTGACGGAGAAGAAATTGAGCTTGGTTTCAAATTGGTTAGAGACCTATTTATTTTCACGACAAAAAGACTAATTCTCATTGACAAACAAGGTCTTACTGGGAATAAAATTGAATATAAATCTATCACTTATAAAAGTATATCAAGATTCAGCGTCGAAACTGCAGGAACTTTTGACTTAGATGCAGAATTAAAAATATGGATTTCGAGCGAACAAATGCCAAGCATAAAGAAGCAATTCAACAAGTCAGTAAATGTTTATGATGTTCAGAATGTTTTGGCAACGCATGTACTGAAATAA
- a CDS encoding helix-turn-helix transcriptional regulator has product MEKTLSLADFYRTKFGILPSEIIGKIGQFNVFSLDDYIRPDHTIPYSRKDYYKISLISGSNTVHYADKTLVVESNMLLFANPQVPYNWEPLTLEKTGAFCVFTEDFFKGYGDFKAYPLFQPHGIPILDLNDEEFKQVRIIYDKMFAEIASEYIYKYDVLRNLVTELIHTALKMRPAIMEPVEPRESCASDRITSLFFELLERQFPIESTVQSIRLHSPSDYAHQLNIHVNHLNKVLNETVGKTTKQLISERIALEARALLKHTNWTIDEISFCLGFDDSSHFIKFFKKNGQATPKEFRKNENRM; this is encoded by the coding sequence ATGGAAAAGACATTGTCACTAGCCGACTTCTATCGCACGAAGTTTGGAATACTACCAAGTGAGATTATAGGGAAGATAGGTCAGTTCAATGTCTTTTCTTTGGATGATTATATACGTCCTGATCATACAATTCCATATAGTCGAAAAGATTATTATAAGATAAGTCTGATCTCCGGTAGCAATACGGTTCATTACGCCGATAAAACACTGGTTGTAGAGAGCAATATGTTGCTGTTCGCAAATCCCCAGGTCCCCTATAATTGGGAACCTCTGACTTTAGAAAAGACTGGAGCATTTTGTGTTTTTACCGAAGATTTCTTCAAAGGATATGGCGATTTCAAAGCCTATCCTTTGTTTCAACCTCATGGAATACCTATATTAGATCTCAATGATGAAGAGTTTAAGCAGGTACGAATAATCTATGATAAAATGTTTGCGGAGATTGCTTCCGAGTATATTTATAAATACGATGTTCTTAGAAATTTAGTAACAGAACTTATTCACACAGCTTTAAAAATGCGTCCGGCTATAATGGAGCCTGTTGAACCCAGAGAGTCTTGTGCATCTGATAGAATTACATCTCTATTCTTCGAATTATTAGAGAGACAGTTTCCTATAGAATCGACTGTGCAAAGCATTCGTCTTCATTCTCCAAGCGATTATGCGCATCAGCTAAATATCCATGTCAATCATCTGAATAAAGTATTGAATGAGACTGTGGGAAAAACCACAAAGCAACTAATCTCCGAAAGAATTGCTTTAGAAGCCAGAGCCTTGCTCAAACATACAAACTGGACTATCGATGAAATTTCTTTTTGCCTGGGCTTTGACGATTCGTCACACTTCATCAAGTTTTTCAAGAAGAATGGGCAAGCTACTCCAAAAGAATTTAGGAAGAATGAAAATAGAATGTAG
- a CDS encoding tetratricopeptide repeat protein translates to MKQFEELFSKKDTVGQIQLLNNWEKTNSNDPELYVAYYNYYVMRAREEVITLGNDPKGKEALKIVKEDSLSGNPVAYMYSDTYYDRLLLYKAYSYIDKGIEKCPNRLDMRFGKIYMLGENKDYQNFTKEIIKTIEYSSVINNKWLWQDNAPVEDPQAFMLSSIQSYVLQLYNTGEDALLDNMKMIAECILKQYPAHIESLSNLSIVYLIRKQYDEALATLARAEKINNKDYIILNNMAHAYKEKGDIPKAIEYYNLTIKYGDEEAQKYAKEEIELLKKM, encoded by the coding sequence ATGAAACAATTCGAAGAACTGTTCTCTAAAAAAGATACTGTAGGGCAAATACAGTTATTGAACAATTGGGAAAAAACAAATAGTAATGATCCGGAACTTTATGTGGCTTATTACAACTATTATGTAATGAGAGCGAGAGAAGAAGTCATCACTTTAGGTAATGATCCTAAAGGCAAGGAGGCTTTGAAAATCGTGAAAGAGGACAGCCTGAGTGGAAACCCGGTTGCTTATATGTATAGCGATACTTATTATGATCGTTTGTTGCTCTACAAGGCATATAGCTACATAGACAAAGGAATAGAAAAATGCCCCAACAGGTTGGACATGCGCTTCGGCAAAATTTATATGCTTGGCGAAAACAAGGACTATCAGAATTTCACAAAAGAGATTATCAAAACGATAGAATATTCATCTGTTATAAACAATAAATGGCTTTGGCAAGACAATGCACCAGTTGAAGATCCTCAGGCATTCATGTTATCATCGATTCAAAGTTATGTACTTCAATTATATAACACCGGAGAGGATGCTTTGCTGGATAACATGAAAATGATAGCAGAGTGCATACTCAAACAATATCCGGCGCATATTGAGAGTTTATCTAACTTATCTATCGTGTATCTTATACGGAAACAATATGACGAAGCACTTGCAACATTGGCAAGAGCAGAGAAGATAAATAACAAAGACTACATTATATTGAATAATATGGCTCACGCATACAAAGAAAAGGGTGATATCCCTAAAGCCATAGAATATTACAACCTCACAATTAAATACGGAGATGAAGAGGCACAAAAATATGCAAAAGAGGAAATTGAATTACTTAAAAAGATGTAG
- a CDS encoding NAD(P)H-dependent oxidoreductase codes for MKILIVFNHPYEGSYCNAILEAVQSGLKKGNHHIDLIHLDKDGFNPVMTAADLNAFRDKKPVDPQIIEYTSRIEAAEHLVFIFPIWWELMPALMKGFLDKVMFPGIAFDYSNKENTRMKPLWSKLKGVTLITTMNTPGWLYSILFGNAIKKAFILGTFWKTGYRNSKWISLNRVKMASSEKRKVWLEKIESRFELMS; via the coding sequence ATGAAAATATTAATAGTATTTAATCATCCCTATGAAGGGAGTTATTGTAATGCCATTTTAGAAGCCGTACAATCTGGATTGAAAAAAGGTAATCATCACATTGATTTAATTCATTTGGATAAAGACGGCTTTAACCCTGTAATGACCGCAGCAGATTTGAACGCATTTAGAGATAAAAAGCCTGTTGACCCACAAATAATAGAGTACACGAGCAGGATAGAAGCCGCAGAGCATTTGGTTTTCATTTTCCCTATTTGGTGGGAGTTAATGCCGGCTTTAATGAAAGGTTTTCTTGATAAAGTGATGTTCCCGGGGATTGCTTTTGATTACAGCAACAAAGAAAATACACGGATGAAACCTCTATGGTCAAAATTAAAAGGTGTAACACTCATTACAACGATGAACACGCCGGGCTGGCTCTATTCCATCTTATTCGGGAATGCAATAAAAAAAGCTTTTATACTCGGGACATTTTGGAAAACAGGTTACAGAAACAGCAAATGGATCAGTCTGAATCGGGTAAAAATGGCTTCTTCAGAAAAGAGAAAGGTTTGGCTGGAAAAGATTGAAAGCCGTTTTGAGTTGATGAGCTAA
- a CDS encoding helix-turn-helix domain-containing protein — protein sequence MSKIKQTSTNYENKQILSSECSEIYAVNLIGGQWTLAICCLLMDGKLRFGQLRKEIPNITERMLTLQLRKMEENQLVKRTVYAEVPLRVEYELTESAQQLGPILKLLEEWGARHKQAIETSAK from the coding sequence ATGAGTAAAATAAAGCAAACGTCAACCAACTACGAAAACAAACAAATTCTTAGTTCCGAATGCTCGGAGATTTATGCCGTAAATCTTATTGGCGGACAATGGACTTTAGCTATCTGTTGCCTTTTGATGGATGGAAAGCTTCGCTTCGGGCAATTGAGAAAAGAGATTCCGAACATTACTGAACGTATGCTGACTTTGCAGTTGCGGAAAATGGAAGAGAATCAATTAGTGAAACGAACGGTATATGCAGAAGTACCTTTGCGAGTAGAATATGAACTTACCGAGAGTGCGCAACAGCTCGGACCTATTCTAAAACTGCTGGAAGAATGGGGGGCAAGACACAAGCAAGCAATCGAAACTAGTGCAAAATAG
- a CDS encoding Crp/Fnr family transcriptional regulator, whose amino-acid sequence MIHNFGDSNEFSHLFRKEIIPSKTTLLEEGKMANTIYFIEQGCIRSWFNNDGKDITVQFFFEEDQVASIESFRTNRPSLFALETIEKTIVYCLEKKDFEFIMENSPSIRKHVEDRIFERLIFYQHLFLSRIKNNPYERYNELIQTHPKILQRVPQHYIASYLGITSVSLSRIRNRRT is encoded by the coding sequence ATGATTCACAATTTTGGCGATTCCAATGAGTTTAGTCATCTTTTTAGAAAAGAGATAATTCCTTCCAAGACAACGCTGCTTGAAGAGGGCAAAATGGCCAATACTATTTATTTTATAGAACAAGGCTGCATTAGAAGTTGGTTTAACAATGATGGTAAAGATATTACTGTTCAATTTTTCTTTGAAGAAGATCAAGTAGCCTCTATTGAAAGCTTTCGAACAAATAGACCGAGTTTATTTGCCCTCGAAACCATAGAAAAAACCATCGTTTATTGCTTGGAGAAAAAAGACTTTGAGTTTATCATGGAAAATTCACCTTCCATCAGGAAACATGTCGAAGATAGAATTTTCGAAAGATTAATTTTCTATCAACACCTCTTTTTATCCCGCATTAAAAATAATCCATATGAGCGGTATAATGAGCTCATCCAAACCCATCCTAAAATCTTGCAAAGAGTTCCCCAGCACTATATTGCATCCTACTTGGGTATTACTTCGGTATCGCTTAGTCGAATAAGAAACAGGCGGACTTAA
- a CDS encoding HigA family addiction module antitoxin — MKTTANKYTPYFPIHPGEIIKDEIEYRSITQRRLASQMGISHTLLNKVLNGKQQVKTELAMLIEAALGLDAATLLRMQARYNMQVASQDKTFAERLAKICR, encoded by the coding sequence ATGAAAACAACTGCAAACAAATACACACCTTATTTCCCCATTCACCCGGGCGAAATAATCAAAGACGAAATAGAATATCGAAGCATCACACAACGCCGGCTTGCCTCACAAATGGGTATTTCACATACATTGCTCAACAAGGTGCTGAACGGAAAACAGCAGGTAAAAACCGAACTGGCAATGCTCATTGAAGCTGCCTTGGGTTTGGATGCCGCCACTCTTTTGCGAATGCAGGCGCGCTACAATATGCAAGTGGCAAGCCAAGATAAAACTTTTGCCGAACGCCTTGCCAAAATATGCCGATGA
- a CDS encoding tyrosine-type recombinase/integrase — translation MSEEEIASILKAIPNLKHKAIIMVIYSGGLRISELINLKVKGIDSDRMQIRISQSKGKKDRCTLLNNKTLLILRKYFTEYKPKEWLFEGVNGGQYADSSVYKILKTALSSAKTTKKVSIHSLRHSFATHLLENGTDLCYIQNLPGHSSSKTTERYTHITTKGFDQIKNPLDKLNI, via the coding sequence CTGAGCGAAGAAGAGATAGCATCAATATTAAAAGCAATTCCGAACTTAAAGCACAAAGCAATAATAATGGTTATTTATTCGGGCGGGTTGAGAATAAGCGAGTTGATAAATCTGAAAGTAAAAGGCATAGATAGCGACCGTATGCAAATAAGAATTTCGCAATCGAAAGGTAAAAAAGATCGTTGTACTTTGTTAAACAATAAAACTTTATTAATTTTACGCAAGTATTTCACGGAATATAAACCCAAAGAGTGGTTGTTTGAAGGCGTAAATGGTGGGCAGTATGCCGATAGTAGTGTATACAAGATTCTCAAAACTGCTTTGAGTAGTGCGAAAACCACGAAGAAAGTTTCAATTCATAGTTTACGACATAGTTTTGCGACACATTTACTTGAGAATGGCACAGATTTATGTTACATACAAAATTTACCAGGTCATTCTAGCAGCAAAACAACAGAGAGATACACACATATCACCACCAAAGGATTTGATCAAATCAAAAATCCTTTGGATAAGTTGAATATTTAA